In Leptospira stimsonii, a single window of DNA contains:
- a CDS encoding FecR family protein, with product MEKKTNTPEFEGYARLLREKDSVSQLPAFDPNWIGKKPRFTVEDRIMSVPTETKILQFPKTAWLAAAAVLLLTVGGAWFSLRSPKAEIEVIAQGTPLRAAVVFVKGDASVIREVETKLHQGDLLNESDIILTKAGGAVDIGLTDSSVIRVKEKSKLILKELRDNNGSQIRMNLAAGRLLNVVEKEKKGSNYYVETPSAVAAVRGTSFEVNATENESMVFVAEGSVEVTSLNASKKVFILDASKLVTVNKDGEVESIDLSKLNSTRPEYKDMKKNLGTLDRELLSDVQNLKTAKTEEELSKIYDLSIEHIIMKDGRELRGVVVSQKRGKLVVQTLKGSYILDEDAVDKIKY from the coding sequence ATGGAAAAAAAGACAAACACTCCCGAATTTGAAGGATACGCGCGGCTCCTTAGAGAAAAGGACTCCGTATCTCAACTCCCGGCTTTTGATCCCAATTGGATCGGAAAGAAGCCCCGCTTTACCGTGGAGGACAGAATAATGAGTGTTCCGACTGAGACAAAAATTCTTCAATTCCCAAAGACAGCATGGCTCGCCGCGGCGGCAGTATTATTATTAACTGTGGGGGGAGCTTGGTTTAGCCTGCGATCTCCAAAAGCTGAAATAGAAGTAATTGCGCAAGGAACTCCTTTGAGGGCCGCTGTGGTTTTCGTAAAAGGGGATGCGTCCGTAATTAGGGAAGTAGAGACCAAATTACACCAGGGCGATTTATTGAATGAATCCGATATCATCCTTACAAAAGCGGGCGGGGCTGTGGACATCGGTTTAACCGATTCCAGCGTGATCCGCGTAAAAGAGAAGAGCAAGTTAATTCTTAAGGAACTGAGAGACAACAATGGATCTCAGATTCGAATGAACTTAGCGGCAGGAAGATTGTTGAACGTCGTTGAGAAAGAGAAAAAAGGGAGCAACTACTACGTTGAAACTCCATCCGCTGTCGCGGCGGTAAGAGGAACTTCTTTCGAAGTGAATGCAACGGAAAACGAATCTATGGTTTTCGTTGCTGAAGGTTCGGTTGAAGTAACTTCTTTGAACGCTTCTAAGAAAGTGTTTATCTTAGACGCGAGTAAGCTTGTGACAGTAAACAAGGACGGCGAAGTAGAGTCGATCGATCTTTCTAAGTTGAATTCTACTCGTCCTGAATACAAGGATATGAAGAAGAATCTTGGAACTCTTGATAGAGAACTTCTTTCCGATGTTCAAAATCTGAAAACGGCTAAGACGGAAGAAGAATTAAGTAAAATTTACGATCTTAGTATCGAACACATCATTATGAAAGACGGAAGAGAGCTAAGAGGAGTTGTGGTTTCCCAAAAAAGAGGAAAGCTTGTCGTTCAAACTCTGAAAGGTTCTTACATCTTGGATGAGGACGCGGTAGATAAGATTAAATACTGA
- a CDS encoding DoxX family protein, giving the protein MLSFFSTRDSFSPLFLRIGLAICIFPHGAQKLFGWFGGVGFEASMDFFVNTAEFPAALAFLAIISEFFGSIALILGLFTRLAAFGITCTLAVAGWTHREIGFFMNWFGNQGGEGFEYHILAVCMGIALVLFGGGSWSIDSWLSDHIEF; this is encoded by the coding sequence ATGCTCTCTTTTTTTTCCACTCGAGATTCCTTCTCACCCCTGTTTCTCCGAATCGGATTGGCAATTTGTATTTTTCCCCATGGGGCGCAAAAGCTCTTCGGGTGGTTTGGCGGCGTAGGCTTCGAAGCCTCCATGGATTTTTTCGTAAATACTGCAGAATTTCCTGCGGCACTTGCCTTTTTGGCGATCATTTCCGAATTCTTCGGATCCATCGCATTGATTCTTGGATTATTCACACGTCTTGCGGCCTTTGGAATCACCTGCACCTTAGCCGTAGCAGGCTGGACTCATCGGGAGATCGGTTTCTTTATGAATTGGTTCGGAAATCAAGGAGGAGAAGGTTTCGAATATCATATCCTGGCGGTTTGTATGGGAATTGCTTTGGTTCTTTTCGGAGGAGGATCTTGGTCCATCGACTCTTGGCTTTCCGATCATATTGAGTTTTAA
- a CDS encoding ABC-F family ATP-binding cassette domain-containing protein: MLQFIDIKHQYASSVLFEGFSWHIKPGARVCLVGPNGSGKSTLFRIAEGKFVPDDGTVSKSKNTEISVFQQLPDFEPEASVIDTALEKHKHYREYSERLKEINHKFEIISHDSPEFASLLDEQSSLEEYAFTYGVHELESKARKVLGGLGFSNEQMAMKVKEFSPGYQHRLGLSITLLNPGNLLLLDEPTNHLDNESKEWLADYLNSTGQSFVLVTHDPEFLNSTCDTIAELSSSGVIEFRGTLEEYFEHKNELQEKLQTQFEKEESYLKKRMEWIDRFRAQATKARQVQSALKKLEKRDRVEAPQESFWNSKSDYKFNFISSGRITARIEDGAFSYSGKPPYIFSDANLEISAGDKIAVVGPNGAGKSTFLRCLLEIHKLTSGKIYYGPKTKIGYFSQNHHEELDPSKNLLQTVMTTYPDLSEQQARSLLGYFSFSDDNVYKQTALLSGGEQSRLRLALLVRHPANSIFLDEPTNHLDLVVRDNLRRALMAYEGSLLIISHDPEFLKDLCNRTISVDKGQIRDYNCTFSDYLKYNLKETVVSNSQNGNASSLKKEEPSQTRSKKNADKNRVKKIQKDLEQIEAKIELLEKSKKNLEEVLADPGFFKNRSYQLELDNLNETKNEIARLTQDWESLQLELEELSGSV, from the coding sequence TTGCTCCAATTCATCGACATAAAACACCAATATGCGTCCTCGGTTCTTTTTGAGGGATTCTCTTGGCATATCAAGCCGGGAGCGCGTGTCTGTCTTGTCGGTCCGAACGGATCCGGAAAATCCACTCTCTTTAGAATTGCGGAAGGAAAATTCGTCCCCGACGACGGGACCGTATCCAAATCTAAGAATACGGAAATTTCCGTATTCCAACAGCTTCCCGATTTCGAACCGGAAGCATCGGTGATCGATACAGCATTAGAAAAACATAAGCACTATCGGGAATATTCCGAACGACTCAAAGAGATCAATCATAAGTTCGAGATCATTTCTCACGATTCTCCGGAGTTCGCATCTCTTCTAGACGAACAGAGTTCTCTGGAAGAATACGCGTTTACTTACGGAGTTCACGAGTTGGAGTCGAAGGCACGCAAGGTTTTGGGCGGACTCGGATTCTCCAACGAGCAGATGGCGATGAAGGTGAAAGAATTTTCACCCGGATATCAACACCGTCTGGGACTTTCGATTACTCTTCTCAATCCGGGCAACTTACTCCTGTTAGACGAACCGACCAACCACTTGGACAACGAGTCGAAAGAATGGCTCGCGGATTACCTCAACTCAACCGGACAATCCTTTGTCTTAGTCACACACGATCCGGAATTCTTAAATTCCACCTGCGATACGATCGCGGAACTTTCTTCTTCCGGGGTGATCGAATTTCGAGGAACCTTAGAAGAATACTTCGAACACAAGAACGAACTTCAGGAAAAACTCCAAACTCAATTCGAAAAGGAAGAATCGTATCTCAAGAAAAGAATGGAATGGATCGATCGCTTCCGCGCTCAGGCTACAAAAGCAAGACAAGTTCAATCAGCGCTCAAAAAACTCGAAAAACGAGATCGTGTCGAAGCTCCTCAGGAATCGTTTTGGAATTCCAAATCGGACTATAAATTCAACTTTATCTCCTCCGGTAGAATCACAGCAAGAATCGAAGACGGTGCGTTTTCCTATTCCGGAAAACCTCCATACATTTTCAGCGACGCAAATCTTGAAATATCCGCGGGCGACAAGATCGCCGTCGTCGGTCCGAACGGGGCGGGGAAGTCGACATTCCTCCGTTGTCTATTAGAAATTCATAAACTAACATCCGGCAAAATTTACTACGGACCGAAGACGAAGATCGGTTATTTTTCGCAAAATCATCATGAAGAATTGGATCCTTCCAAAAATCTTCTTCAGACCGTAATGACGACTTATCCCGACCTTTCTGAACAACAAGCGCGCAGTTTGCTCGGATATTTTTCCTTTTCGGATGACAACGTTTACAAACAAACGGCGCTTCTTTCCGGAGGAGAACAAAGTCGCCTTCGTTTGGCGCTTCTTGTCAGACATCCAGCCAATTCGATTTTCTTGGACGAACCTACCAACCACTTGGATTTGGTTGTTCGAGACAACCTTAGACGTGCTCTGATGGCTTACGAAGGTTCTCTTCTCATCATCTCTCACGATCCGGAATTCTTAAAGGATCTCTGCAATCGAACCATCTCCGTCGATAAGGGTCAAATTCGAGATTATAACTGCACGTTCTCCGATTACCTCAAATACAATCTGAAAGAAACGGTCGTTTCCAATTCTCAGAATGGAAATGCTTCTTCACTCAAAAAAGAAGAACCTTCTCAAACGCGTTCCAAGAAGAATGCGGATAAGAATCGAGTGAAAAAAATCCAAAAAGATCTGGAACAGATCGAAGCGAAAATAGAACTTTTAGAAAAGTCCAAAAAGAATTTGGAAGAAGTTTTGGCTGATCCCGGTTTTTTTAAGAATCGAAGTTATCAGCTGGAATTGGATAATTTAAACGAGACAAAAAATGAAATCGCACGTTTGACTCAAGATTGGGAATCTCTTCAATTAGAGCTGGAAGAGCTTTCCGGATCAGTCTAA
- a CDS encoding rhodanese-like domain-containing protein — MTPKELKTRLDLRKDGKDSFYLLDVRNPNEVEISTIEGTDLLIPVGELSGRLSEINPWKESGKEVIVYCRSGGRSAMACGILKQSGFAKVHNVEGGILLYSDEVDSSLAKY, encoded by the coding sequence ATGACACCGAAAGAATTAAAAACAAGATTAGATCTGAGAAAGGATGGGAAAGATTCCTTTTATCTTCTCGATGTAAGAAATCCGAACGAAGTGGAAATCAGCACGATCGAAGGAACCGATCTTCTGATTCCGGTCGGCGAACTTTCCGGACGTCTTTCTGAAATCAATCCTTGGAAAGAATCCGGAAAAGAAGTGATCGTTTATTGTCGTTCCGGTGGACGCTCCGCTATGGCATGCGGGATTTTGAAACAATCCGGTTTTGCAAAGGTGCATAATGTGGAAGGTGGAATTCTTCTCTATTCGGACGAAGTCGATTCCTCTCTTGCAAAATATTAA
- a CDS encoding TetR/AcrR family transcriptional regulator: MTTAVRHKRRSRNSLNRENIVQVAMEILLEEGIDGLSMRKIAEKLDCSVASPYSHFKSQEEIIQVLIAKGETELTQLLRNAQRNGKNSFEKLAGIARAYWDFSLNNKELHKVMFNTVHGHMHRKAFPSLPTSYRVFLETIRNGCVSREFKLSKEEYPALARMMWAWMYGLMVLDLTNMLKRRRGGKDDPLAEGFLYFRKILLGE, encoded by the coding sequence ATGACAACTGCAGTTCGACACAAAAGAAGATCCAGAAACAGCCTCAATCGGGAGAATATCGTCCAAGTTGCGATGGAAATTCTCTTGGAAGAAGGAATCGACGGTCTTTCGATGAGAAAGATCGCCGAAAAATTGGACTGTAGTGTTGCGAGCCCTTACTCACATTTTAAGAGCCAAGAAGAAATCATCCAAGTTCTGATCGCCAAAGGCGAAACGGAGCTGACTCAGCTTTTAAGAAACGCCCAAAGAAACGGAAAGAATTCATTTGAAAAACTCGCCGGGATCGCGCGCGCCTATTGGGACTTTTCTTTGAACAACAAGGAACTTCATAAGGTAATGTTCAACACGGTTCACGGGCACATGCACAGAAAGGCATTCCCGAGTTTGCCGACCAGTTATCGAGTATTCTTAGAAACGATCCGAAACGGATGCGTGAGCCGTGAATTCAAACTTTCCAAAGAAGAATATCCGGCTCTCGCAAGAATGATGTGGGCTTGGATGTACGGCCTAATGGTATTAGATCTTACGAATATGCTCAAGAGAAGACGCGGCGGAAAAGACGATCCGTTGGCCGAAGGTTTTCTCTACTTCCGAAAAATTCTCTTAGGCGAATGA
- a CDS encoding acyl-CoA desaturase — translation MVPILILFFAHWYGSVFVQTFFLHRYAAHAMFTMNRFWEKTFHLLTMVLQGPSYLNPYGYAVLHRMHHSYSDTEEDPHSPHHSKNPFEMMIKTKHIYDDFAYDRVSPKPEFTRDFIPRWKAIDMLGQNWWFRIGFGSLYAFYYMAFVPDGQWGWYLLLPIHWLMGPIHGAIVNWGGHKYGYKNHFKTQDESKNMLPIDFLTMGELYQNNHHGHPTSPNFAYKWWEVDFCFQIMKGLHKVGIIQIKRDVWTTQGRVPVSKAA, via the coding sequence ATGGTCCCTATTTTAATTTTATTTTTTGCACATTGGTATGGTTCGGTTTTTGTCCAAACCTTCTTCCTACACAGATACGCGGCTCACGCGATGTTTACCATGAACCGTTTCTGGGAAAAAACATTTCATCTTCTGACAATGGTTCTTCAAGGTCCTTCTTACCTGAATCCGTACGGATACGCAGTTCTTCATAGAATGCACCATTCTTACAGCGATACGGAAGAAGATCCACATTCTCCCCATCATTCTAAAAATCCATTCGAGATGATGATCAAAACGAAACATATCTACGACGATTTCGCGTATGACCGAGTTTCGCCAAAGCCGGAGTTCACCCGAGATTTCATTCCTCGTTGGAAAGCGATCGACATGCTCGGTCAGAATTGGTGGTTTCGGATCGGATTCGGTTCTCTCTATGCATTCTACTATATGGCCTTCGTGCCCGATGGACAATGGGGTTGGTATCTTCTTCTCCCGATCCACTGGCTCATGGGACCGATTCACGGCGCGATCGTGAACTGGGGAGGACATAAATACGGGTATAAGAATCATTTTAAAACCCAGGATGAGTCTAAGAATATGCTTCCGATCGACTTTTTGACGATGGGAGAATTGTATCAGAACAATCACCACGGACATCCAACCTCTCCCAACTTCGCATATAAATGGTGGGAAGTCGATTTTTGCTTTCAGATCATGAAGGGGTTGCATAAAGTTGGGATCATACAAATTAAACGAGACGTTTGGACGACTCAAGGAAGGGTTCCGGTTTCCAAAGCGGCTTGA
- a CDS encoding acetoacetate decarboxylase family protein produces MVAKKAKKAVKKKSVGTPSSKSGKKGAPVSKSGKTSATRVKLKETLPTSRNSGRISESKGTSGSNGKKNSPFGTRNSDSTVFPKGKHFPAPWDLKGEGFLFPLWAKKDYNREMGFFSGEDSRQYSGGLGSLMLVNYETSDVGPYYELLYIPGNFNYKDQTYKRITRIFVSSQKSVEEGILNWAIPKERADFTWIREGNLTKVSAFRNGKEFFRVTIATKGFSFPVSTKILPYTLLQKSPDGYLSTQFIGKGKGRIATIREIWSDEAVFPDAIKGGIFKTGIHSDPFELVFPVADKVD; encoded by the coding sequence GTGGTAGCAAAGAAAGCAAAAAAAGCGGTCAAAAAGAAATCTGTAGGAACTCCTTCCTCGAAATCCGGGAAAAAAGGAGCTCCTGTTTCCAAGTCCGGAAAGACTTCCGCGACTCGCGTTAAGCTCAAGGAAACGCTCCCAACGAGTCGGAACTCCGGACGCATTTCTGAATCAAAGGGGACTTCCGGATCAAATGGAAAGAAGAATTCTCCATTCGGAACCCGGAACTCCGATTCTACAGTTTTCCCAAAAGGAAAACATTTCCCCGCGCCTTGGGATTTGAAAGGAGAAGGTTTTCTCTTTCCTCTTTGGGCGAAAAAAGATTACAACCGTGAAATGGGATTCTTCTCCGGAGAAGATTCCAGACAATATTCCGGCGGCTTGGGTTCCTTGATGCTCGTGAACTACGAGACGAGCGATGTAGGACCTTATTACGAACTTCTTTATATTCCCGGAAATTTCAACTACAAGGATCAAACTTATAAAAGGATCACAAGAATTTTTGTTTCGAGTCAAAAGTCGGTAGAAGAGGGGATTCTCAACTGGGCGATTCCCAAAGAAAGAGCCGACTTCACTTGGATCCGTGAGGGAAATCTTACAAAGGTCTCCGCCTTTCGAAACGGAAAAGAATTCTTCCGAGTCACGATCGCGACCAAAGGTTTTTCCTTTCCCGTTTCCACAAAAATTCTTCCTTATACATTGTTACAAAAATCTCCCGACGGTTATCTGAGCACTCAGTTTATCGGAAAGGGAAAAGGAAGAATCGCGACCATCCGCGAAATCTGGAGCGACGAGGCCGTGTTCCCGGACGCGATCAAGGGTGGAATTTTTAAAACCGGAATTCATTCCGATCCGTTCGAATTGGTCTTCCCGGTCGCAGACAAGGTCGACTAA
- a CDS encoding acetyl-CoA C-acetyltransferase translates to MEEAVILDGIRTPFGNFGGTLKDLSAVDLGVLASKAILEKTGVSPDAIGESIFGNVIPTGKEAIYLARHIGLKTGLPLGVPALTLNRLCGSGMEAIIQAAKKIYLGDADAVLAGGVESMSNAPYVVRNARWGVRYGSAEFEDTLEQGLTDQYVGLIMGQTAENLADQYKISRQEQDEWAAISQTRAEKATLEGRLKEEIFPVTVGGKKPITLDKDEFIKGASGAEKLASLKAVFRDGGTVTAGNASGLNDGGAATIVTSASYAQKIGKKPLAIIRGYGHAGCDPAKMGIGPALAIPAALKKAGLKLSDMSLVEVNEAFAAQYLAVQKELGLNPEITNVNGGAVAIGHPLGASGARVTITLAYELKRRKAKYGVASLCIGGGQGIALVLENPEV, encoded by the coding sequence ATGGAAGAAGCAGTCATCCTGGACGGGATCAGAACCCCGTTCGGTAATTTTGGAGGAACTCTCAAGGACCTCAGTGCGGTGGATTTGGGAGTTTTGGCTTCTAAGGCAATTCTCGAAAAAACGGGAGTTTCTCCGGATGCGATCGGAGAATCCATTTTTGGAAACGTAATTCCTACAGGGAAAGAAGCGATCTATCTCGCGCGTCATATCGGTTTGAAAACCGGTCTTCCTTTGGGAGTTCCCGCTTTGACTTTAAATCGTCTCTGCGGCTCCGGTATGGAAGCAATCATCCAAGCGGCTAAAAAGATTTACCTGGGTGATGCGGACGCGGTTCTCGCCGGCGGTGTGGAATCGATGAGCAACGCTCCTTACGTCGTGCGTAACGCTCGCTGGGGAGTTCGTTACGGTTCTGCGGAATTCGAAGACACTCTCGAACAAGGCCTTACCGATCAGTATGTAGGTCTGATCATGGGTCAAACAGCCGAGAACCTCGCGGACCAATATAAAATTTCCAGACAAGAACAAGACGAATGGGCGGCGATCTCACAAACTCGCGCTGAAAAAGCGACTTTAGAAGGAAGACTCAAAGAGGAAATTTTTCCAGTAACGGTGGGCGGTAAAAAACCGATCACCTTGGATAAAGATGAATTTATCAAAGGTGCGTCTGGCGCTGAAAAACTCGCTTCCTTGAAAGCGGTATTTCGCGACGGTGGAACCGTGACCGCTGGGAACGCATCCGGTTTAAACGACGGTGGCGCGGCAACGATCGTAACTTCCGCTTCTTACGCACAAAAGATCGGTAAAAAACCTCTCGCGATCATTCGCGGTTACGGCCACGCGGGTTGTGATCCTGCGAAGATGGGAATCGGTCCCGCGCTTGCGATTCCTGCGGCTCTCAAAAAAGCGGGCTTAAAACTTTCCGATATGAGTCTCGTGGAAGTCAACGAAGCCTTTGCCGCTCAGTATCTCGCGGTTCAAAAAGAATTGGGCCTCAATCCGGAAATCACAAACGTAAATGGCGGTGCGGTTGCGATTGGACATCCGCTTGGTGCTTCCGGTGCCAGAGTTACGATCACCCTTGCTTACGAACTTAAGAGAAGAAAGGCGAAGTATGGTGTCGCTTCTCTTTGTATCGGCGGTGGTCAAGGAATCGCACTCGTTTTGGAAAATCCGGAAGTATAA
- a CDS encoding TIGR02206 family membrane protein encodes MNQRFQLWSNLHILLLFLTGVAIFILLWIARKDSSGNVSKKIGHTLAWILILNYIVYVIYRIDSGHWEIRYDLPMEFCNWAMIVTSIALLTHNRTFAELSYFWVMSGSINGVITPDLQVTFPHLYFFIFFIAHSGLVIASLYIVFGLRLEPRPWAVLRTFLYSQIFFISAFVIDFLLDGNYGYMMSKPTAGSALDFLSDWPYYLIQMQLIGLCFFFLLYLPFYFKNRKIKLYEY; translated from the coding sequence ATGAATCAACGATTTCAGCTCTGGTCAAATCTTCACATTCTACTTTTGTTTCTCACCGGAGTTGCGATCTTTATTCTTCTGTGGATTGCGAGAAAAGATTCTTCCGGAAACGTAAGTAAAAAAATAGGCCATACGTTGGCTTGGATCTTGATTCTAAATTATATCGTTTACGTAATCTATCGAATCGATTCCGGTCATTGGGAAATACGTTACGATCTTCCGATGGAATTCTGCAATTGGGCGATGATTGTGACTTCGATCGCGCTCCTAACTCACAATCGAACGTTTGCAGAACTTTCTTACTTCTGGGTGATGAGCGGTTCCATCAACGGTGTCATAACTCCGGATCTTCAGGTGACGTTTCCGCACCTTTATTTTTTTATTTTCTTCATCGCGCATTCGGGACTTGTGATCGCTTCGCTTTATATCGTCTTTGGTCTGAGATTGGAGCCGCGACCTTGGGCCGTTCTTAGGACATTCTTATATTCTCAGATATTTTTTATTTCCGCGTTTGTGATCGATTTTCTTTTGGATGGAAACTATGGATATATGATGTCCAAGCCTACGGCCGGTTCTGCGTTGGATTTTCTGAGCGACTGGCCTTATTATCTGATTCAGATGCAATTGATCGGTCTGTGTTTTTTCTTTCTTCTTTATCTTCCGTTTTATTTTAAGAATCGAAAAATTAAATTATATGAATATTAG
- a CDS encoding acyl-CoA dehydrogenase family protein, giving the protein MEFALSSEQKELRDLARKFAKEEMRPRAEHHDHTGEYPMEVLKKAWEIGLMNIHIEPQFNGSGMAELDDVIIGEELFWGCSAMATAILANNLALAPVLLGASDKIKKEFVQPMTEEFKLAAYAVTEPGAGSDVAAIRTSAKKVGDEYIINGSKMWITNAGYADWFFVLTKTDPSAGHKGITGFIVDAKSPGIIMGKKEINMGQKCSDTRGITFEDVKVPAWQMVGREGEGFKIAMGAFDHTRPGVAIGAVGVARAAMEHAIQYANTRNTFGRPIMDNQGISFMIAEMARDIEAGRLLCYQAAWMIDNKFRNTYQASIAKMFCADMCMRVCTDAVQVLGGYGFNTEYPVEKLMRDAKIFQIYEGTSQIQRMIVSRFLADGKGIEGPNF; this is encoded by the coding sequence ATGGAATTTGCCCTTTCCAGCGAACAGAAAGAATTACGTGATCTCGCGAGAAAATTTGCGAAAGAAGAAATGCGTCCTCGCGCGGAACATCACGATCATACGGGAGAATATCCCATGGAAGTCCTCAAAAAGGCCTGGGAAATCGGCCTTATGAACATCCATATTGAACCTCAGTTCAACGGTTCCGGAATGGCAGAATTAGACGACGTTATCATTGGAGAAGAATTATTCTGGGGATGTTCCGCAATGGCGACCGCCATTCTCGCGAACAACCTCGCCCTCGCACCGGTTCTCCTCGGCGCGAGCGATAAGATCAAAAAAGAATTCGTTCAACCTATGACGGAAGAATTCAAACTCGCGGCTTATGCGGTTACCGAACCCGGCGCCGGATCGGACGTGGCCGCGATTCGTACTTCCGCAAAAAAAGTCGGAGACGAATACATCATCAACGGATCTAAGATGTGGATTACAAACGCAGGTTACGCGGATTGGTTTTTTGTTCTCACAAAGACGGATCCTTCTGCGGGACATAAGGGCATCACCGGCTTTATCGTCGATGCGAAATCTCCCGGAATCATCATGGGAAAAAAAGAGATCAACATGGGTCAGAAATGTTCTGATACTCGTGGAATCACTTTCGAAGACGTGAAAGTTCCCGCCTGGCAGATGGTCGGTCGCGAAGGAGAAGGTTTTAAAATCGCGATGGGCGCGTTCGACCACACACGTCCCGGAGTTGCGATCGGTGCAGTCGGAGTTGCGCGCGCCGCGATGGAGCACGCGATTCAATACGCGAATACCCGCAATACGTTCGGACGTCCTATCATGGACAACCAAGGAATTTCCTTTATGATCGCAGAGATGGCGCGCGATATCGAAGCGGGTCGTCTCCTCTGTTACCAAGCCGCATGGATGATAGACAATAAATTTAGAAATACATACCAAGCCTCGATCGCGAAGATGTTCTGCGCCGATATGTGCATGCGAGTCTGTACCGATGCGGTTCAGGTTCTCGGCGGGTACGGGTTTAATACGGAATATCCCGTCGAAAAACTAATGCGCGACGCAAAGATCTTCCAAATCTACGAAGGAACTTCTCAAATTCAAAGAATGATCGTTTCCCGTTTTCTCGCGGATGGAAAGGGAATCGAGGGACCGAATTTCTGA
- the trpE gene encoding anthranilate synthase component I — protein sequence METPVSLFAKWGCESSKNSFLLESVEGGEKLGRNSFLGKSPSRLLQGKNGLFYISIGNEPETEIITYDPLVLLENLLGDDVYVQDYRLPPFAGGAVGFLSFSSVRYYESIPDTKPDDEDAPDCYFAIYDELLVVDHIDHVLRIVVNARIGEHSSLKECYDAVLKKIDTIEDEIRNGIVPDEIKKPKTVSGTLQLNPNIPDEEYKKNVERAKEYIKAGDIFQVVPSRKVQFKPEVSPFQIYRGLRTVNPSPYMYYLRLGEITIVGSSPEIMVRYAGNQTFLRPIAGTRPRGKNASEDKFLEDNLLSDPKEIAEHIMLVDLGRNDLGRVCKPGSVRVSDFKVIEKYSHVMHIVSQCSGELDEEKTVYDLIRATLPAGTVSGAPKIRAMEIIDELETTRRAIYSGALGYISFSGESDLAIIIRTIVFYGDNAFLQAGGGVVYDSVAELELEETKNKMAALLKAVEFARNGLKGEWK from the coding sequence ATGGAGACCCCGGTTTCTCTATTCGCAAAATGGGGTTGCGAATCTTCGAAAAATTCCTTCCTCCTTGAATCGGTGGAAGGAGGAGAAAAATTGGGAAGGAATTCCTTTTTAGGAAAATCGCCTTCTCGTCTTTTGCAAGGGAAGAACGGGCTCTTTTATATTTCCATCGGCAACGAACCGGAAACGGAAATCATCACATACGATCCTTTGGTTCTCCTGGAGAATTTACTCGGAGACGACGTCTATGTTCAAGATTATCGTCTTCCTCCTTTTGCGGGAGGCGCCGTCGGATTCTTATCCTTTTCCTCGGTTCGTTACTACGAATCGATTCCGGATACAAAACCCGACGACGAGGATGCGCCCGATTGTTATTTTGCGATCTACGACGAACTTCTCGTAGTCGATCATATCGATCATGTTTTAAGAATCGTTGTCAATGCGAGAATCGGGGAACACTCCAGTCTTAAGGAATGTTACGATGCGGTGTTGAAAAAAATCGACACGATCGAAGACGAAATCAGAAACGGAATCGTTCCTGACGAAATCAAAAAGCCGAAAACGGTTTCCGGAACTCTTCAATTAAATCCGAATATTCCAGATGAAGAATATAAGAAGAACGTGGAACGCGCCAAGGAATACATCAAGGCCGGCGACATCTTTCAAGTCGTCCCTTCGAGAAAGGTTCAGTTCAAACCGGAAGTTTCCCCGTTTCAAATCTATCGCGGTTTACGAACCGTAAACCCAAGTCCTTATATGTATTACCTCCGACTCGGAGAAATTACGATCGTGGGCAGTTCTCCAGAAATCATGGTTCGTTATGCGGGGAATCAGACCTTTCTTCGTCCGATTGCGGGAACTCGTCCGCGTGGAAAGAATGCGAGCGAAGATAAATTCTTAGAAGACAACCTTCTTTCCGATCCGAAAGAAATCGCGGAACACATTATGCTCGTGGATCTCGGACGAAACGACCTCGGCCGTGTTTGTAAGCCGGGAAGCGTTCGTGTCAGCGATTTTAAGGTGATCGAAAAATATTCCCACGTTATGCACATCGTGAGTCAGTGTTCGGGAGAATTGGACGAGGAAAAAACGGTCTACGATCTGATCCGCGCCACGCTACCGGCGGGAACGGTTTCGGGGGCGCCGAAGATCCGCGCCATGGAAATCATCGACGAACTGGAAACCACGAGACGAGCTATTTATTCGGGCGCCCTCGGTTATATTTCCTTTTCCGGGGAAAGCGATCTTGCGATCATCATTCGTACGATTGTTTTTTACGGAGACAATGCGTTTCTCCAAGCGGGAGGCGGTGTCGTTTACGATTCCGTCGCCGAGTTGGAATTGGAAGAAACGAAAAACAAAATGGCCGCTCTCTTAAAGGCAGTCGAGTTCGCAAGAAACGGACTCAAAGGAGAATGGAAATAA